Genomic DNA from Lepeophtheirus salmonis chromosome 9, UVic_Lsal_1.4, whole genome shotgun sequence:
actcaaCGACGATCGTACGTTCCTCGCTACTCCAGCGAATGATAGTAACtgactatattttaaaaaactgctTTGGAATCTCGCCTCCAGAGTGAAATCACGCTATTATTTCTTTAGCTTGACTGCCATGCATCacacaaaatgaattttatattaattcaccctgaattattcataaatacataatcactTTGTAGTTTGTCATCATGGAAGTCAATAGTTGTTGATCAGAATGGCCTATATTGTACAGGGtggatcttatctagtggtgcacttaatttaaactttaataaattggaaatttaatcGTCCATTGTCTTCAAACTTAGTTTTGTGACGCAAGATTCCTTATGTAAAGGTTCGACtcgattaaaaacaaaataatcgaGAACGACTAAAAAGGAGTGATATTTTGGAGATTCTCTCACGCTGCATGTCCTTATGGCCATAGGTGaggcttcagtgagacatgtcttcagaacaaaaattgAGCCAGAACCATGGCCTTAGGCGTTGTGGGCAATACAGGCGAAGTCAGCCCTCTTACTTTTGTGGAAATGAAGGAGGGTCTCAATgtagatgcttacatcgaacttctggataagaaagtgctacatTGGGCAAGAGAAAAGTTCAAGGACAATATTGTATTCAAACAAGACTTTCTTGACTTTTAGGACCACAACATGTGGCTGCACTCCTCTCTGGACACAAAGCCCTAGACGCGAATAGAGAAGAGTATATGTTCTATTCCTCACAGGAGTGCCCAGTCTCTTGagcttccatcaagaaagagtggaccaaactcgagtctgactacatagtcaagacCTGCCAGAGATTTAGGCCTCTTATTCAGACAGTTATTAGatctgagggctcacatattgaataaaagttgtaccgAGTACTATTTTCGgatgattttgttaattaatttcttcaaaaaaacctctcgtttaaattttactcttgaaaatagtaaaatgtgTAGCACTAGATTAGATCAACCCTATAgttcaatattgtattttaagacaaagaaactacaacttgtacaattaacttatacaagttacaacttgtacactgcatgaatacaatttattaatgtaaatatctttaaaaaatacctGCAAAGAAAAAGGTCTTAGAATTCCATCCCCAACGGAAGGCCCCATCAATTTTTCTAACAGTATGAGGTAATCCCAGATCTGTTAAAGGAATAGGACCAGCCTCAAGCTGAGTATTCCCTTTCAATACATAATAAGAATCTCCAACAAACATGAGAATACGATGGTCTTGTCTTTCGTAGAGAGCATCTATTCCTTTTAATCCACGAGGTAGCGTGTACCAAAAAGAAGATATCTCCGTGGGATGCTCCGGTGGATGGTTTACGTCATGGATCCGCCAAAAGTGTTTTCCCTTGAACGCCCATATTTCTGAGCGAATTATCGATATAGCATCAAAACTTGTGTTACACTTATTGATAGGTGGCTCTGTTACAGGAGGATTTGTTTCTGTAAAAGCATAAATgagattatttatatacatagaagaGGGTGCCCGCGTTTcagggctgaatagaggggaatagaaacaaattaTAAAGATGGAAGAAAAGAAcgagagagagggatgtagaaagagacagagagagaatGGAAAGGAAGTTTTATTTCGGAACATGCTTGGCTATTCTATAAATCTACTTGCTAAATTATGTTCTActgttttggattccatgtgtgataacgcataaaacagacttataaatactatatatgtacGATATAATTTGAAGATATATTAAAGTCTCCCAAAAAAGACAAATGACCAAtttgccgaacggacatttTGCCATATataaataccatatatatattatatggtaATTCATGctcaaatacaatataataattattattccctTTCATATTACACcacttttaaaagataaatgcctaattgttatttgttacaaattgcaacgattattaatcaattatcgtCTCTGACTCACTCATTCTCAAAATGGATTTGTCATTGGAGGAGAAATATACATTAGACAAGAATTAAAAGTTGCTGTGGAAAGCAATACGAAAATTATTCACACAAGAAATCCAAGCATCGatagtagaatataaaataccacagagataaaatacatagtgaTTTGTGTGAGCAAAAGCaagggtttgtttttttatgcggaaagttagttgaccaaaagaaaggattttttctttttcttgaagattgtttttatgttgaccagGCAAATATGCACTTTATCTTCTTAAAAACAAAGGTCAcgtgtgttttaaaaaatatgttaccaGTTTTTTGTGAGGGGGGTGCTGCTACATGTTAAGAAAATCAGAATTcaaaagttgttaatttttttaatgtttattttttttaaatgtcttgaTTGAGATTTTAAAATTGGGTGATGAAGATAAAGATTTAAGAATCATCGTTCTAGATGGAAAAGGTGAATCATATTTGTGTATCTaagttcatatttaaaaaaaaaatagcatttaaaaaaattagtcataTTATTTTGGGACAAaccaaaatatatgtactactcTGATAAAAAGAATCCGTTATTTTCTTAATCTAAATGTAATTCTCATTGGATtatcaaattcataattttattatgctgATACCtgtgaaaagtttccaacctcagtATGAAGATGACAGCACTTGTAGATAAAAGATAATCACATCTATTTAGCAGGTGTTGGGAATTACTCACCAAATTGAGCCATTTTGGAACTGCAGTTGTTAGGTAACagcgtttgagtgagttgatttGAATGTtgttgtgaaaatggacaaaattgagtattgGGCTGTCATTTTCTAACTTGAATTCTGTGTATTCCCATACACAGAATCCAACTCATCTTTGGTTTGTGTCGGCGTATTGtcattcaaaaacaaatgattaaaGACTCCTCTATACTCCATTTTgtttatatccaaaataatgGCTGATGTGAATAACTGTCAAGAGCTGCTAGATACATGtgattatcttttatttacatgttttttCATCTTCACATTGAGGCCGGAAACTTTTAAGACCCCCCTCGTAGTTTCAATTGTAGAAAATTGAGAAGCCTGCCGAAAGACACCCAACATtttattctgtcaaaaaaaaacaaaaaaactaataatgcAAACGCTGTGATCATGTATATcaacataatacaaaaataaatttgaaaatcgaaTGAGAATTGAAACACAAAATATAGGtttctttttatcaaactttcGCATTAAAAATCATACTTGAACGAACAGAAGATCTTGTGGTAGTAGTCGTCGTCTTGGGGGTAGGGATTGCCCTTCGTGGAATTGTTTCAGGAGGACTTTTTGGATCTGGATTTGATGATCTATGCTTTGATTCTCCATACAAATGTTGAACAGCCAATCGATCACTCGGTGGTAAATGTACGAGCTTTTCTGACTGCGAGTACCATGGAAACATAATGGAAGTCTCAATAGGTGAGTGAGAAAGCCCTAAGGAATGCCCAACCTCGTGAAGAGCAACACCATAAATACTTGCAACTCCATCTCTGGATAAATGACTCGCCCTTTTCGATGTCCAGATTTCCGCCGCATCAAAATGAATATCCCCACCACGAGAGTTCCCAGGGAAAAAAGCATGGGCAAGAACGGATCCAGGTCCATCAAATGGATATCCATCCCCATGATTTAACTTCTCAAAACTCATTTCAATATCCGCCTTGTCATTGCCATTAATCTCTTTAAAATTTAGAGCTGAGTCTTTGGACCAAAGACTCAGGGCAGAAGATAGTTCTCGACGAATGACTCCCTCCTCGATTCCAGAAGAGTCTTTCTTGGATGAAAGGGGTTTTAGATTCCATGTGATATCCGTTGTGGACCATCTCTCACCCTGAATGTTACCCACTCTTTTGACCcttttgacattattttgtatgtaagaaattaatacattagttattttaatttttgttgaagctATGAagtgaaaaacaaataatacttGATTTTGATTGTGGATAGAAATAGAAAGGTTATTGAACTATGATTGAAGAAGTGCAGAGTTATGTTGTTAACTCAACGGATGATTAATTGCTCTTCCTACTCGTTAAAACATTAACATTTACGTCatagtttataaataactttgtataCACTTTAGATTCAAGGTCCCGTAAACCACCGTAGATATTAACTCAACAGACATTGAAAGGGGCTTAGAATagattaatatgataaaatatatgggGTTTTGCACCAACTAGGGTTCCAAAATTAAGGGAATTTTTAAAGATGGAAATTTCGGGGAATTAATTGGAATTTTTGACGAAAAACAATGTTAAACAGAGAACTTTCAATCTTGAAGGccgaaaatataaatattatttgtcaaaaatatatgattttacaaatattagatCCTAAAACAGACAaattaatctacaaaatataaaaaattgaatgtacATTGTTATAGGCTCCGGTATATTTTACCGTAGGATGCTTACTACTCTCACTCTCAAATACGAAcggacaaaaatatttagaattttattcaaagtacattttttttatgttgggaTAAATTACCGTTACTctgaatgtataaaaaagtacgggaccttttaataataaagaaataacgtTGCAAAacgaagaatattttattagagtTATAGGGGAGGGATCTGGACTCAGTCAGTCACAATTTCTCGAATATGTTTCCACGTAGTATTAGACAGTCCCCCGTttgtactatatattttatttatatatgtttatagtaattttctgttagaggagttaatggatttgatgacatagaagttcaTCTCTATGATGTATATTactatagaaacaaaaaaagaaaataacgaaagaaaattttgatttttcctttctgaaattgtaaaaaaagcaTGCGCGTTATACATGGATCATCAAATCTTCCtaaatttttctctctttttactcaataagacaattttagaagaatttttttttttgcatactttttataggtttcaaaaatatctatcacatctattttatgcaaaataactaaaaatttattcttagtACCTAGgtattcactaagtaaagagtgtttccctgtttttataatttgattaaagatgtgacctaaagatgacctcgtaggtcaattcaattttgcataggtaattttcataccCTCTAGGAAGTTTTCTCCTCTACTTgcaatcaaaattcgaaaaaaggtgcttacacaaaaatatactaaatttcatgatttttatggaatcaagaaaggACAATTGAACATCAATTTGTGTTATGTTTCAATACTATATTTtgctatactttttatttagtatGTTCTCCTTCAAAAGCAATAGCAGCCTCAATACTCTGGAGAACAGATTAACTTCTCTTTATAATGAAATCCGTGTTCATAGCGAACCACGCTGTCCTGATAGCAGCTCGGAGcgtatccaaatttggatgacaTGTGTGATAGACAATCTTCTCTAATTCGCCATAATTGTAAAGCCCATAGGATTTAGGCTATTAAATTTCCTGGATCTTTCTTTTAGTGGGTATGACGTCATGAGATTGGCATTGAAAACCGAAAAAAATAGGATGACAAAGTAAACTATTTACAAGTACGCCCGCCATAAAAAATGGggtcacttaaaaaatacaaaaatggacCAAATCCTGGAAGAtgcataaatcttttttttttaaagttatacattgaatatttttctataagataagatattatattcctcatcactatgtattatgaataagttataagggtctgaAGAAGAgtatcgtttttcatcatttttcatccTAAAAATGGAAGTATATCCAGTTCAGAACAggatacaaaatcaataataacactatataatcataaaaaacacttttacataagtcttataaatcttacttttaactatgggattgttttaagggtaaaagatgactctgaacgatagtAGTCCCGAATTAatataattccagatatttcataACTCAGAGTAcagagagaaaaactgagatcaattTTGAATTCTGCACTTAAATACCCttgaattaatttgtacaaatcccttcccccccccctaattgtTCCCTTGTGGTTTCTATTGTTAATCTGCGAACAATTCCtaacaattattgaacaataGTTTCATAATTCTATGGCtgattaccaactgattttgagcctgTTTTTCTGGGGTcttttcaaagataattttgCATGATACAATTAAGGTAACTATGTGCTATAgatacaacaaaataaaaaaatatttaagtaaaagttTATCTTgcatttataattcaattgagATTATAATGAATCAGAAGTTGCTGTTATCCCATGAGCTTATTagaattatatgtatttttgggaaaatgtaAAATGTACTTGATTtcataatctatattaatttagaaatataaagaaCTAGATAGTagataatagttataaaaaagattgatatattattcataCGATGAATATTACTTTTAGCATTTGAACTCAAACATGTGTAAGAACAAAAACCCGATGtcaagcaaataaaatatttgcatacaTAGATTTAAAGtttcaaaggaataaattatgGAAGAATATAGAGTATCAGTGTTGCTCATGTCGGCCATTTTAGGTGCCTAAACAACCGAGATATACAGGAATCAAAACCATTATAACATTATGATTAAGGAAAATAGGGAgttattggatgtcaaaataggacCAACAAATTATGAAACTTAAATCTTActctaaattaaaattgtataatgtattaacaaaatgtttttttgcgTCGTAAgtgtagataatattttaaaaattacaatagaaCGTTTTTGTCAACTGTGAGAGAGCGTTAAATTAACTACCTTCCTCTTTACAACTGCTGTATCCGTATCCAACAGAAAGTATAAGGTATTTGTCCctaattatcttacttttatcgtccctaatcgatcaaacaaaaaagatgtacagatttatacattttaaagggattttcagtacatttttctttgattatattaatatatcactgtttatcattgacctcaagtattattcaatgcatgtattaagtttttttaacgCAATTTGATGAGGTTTAATACAGATTTATTCGGAatttgaatgtcaaaatagGATCAAGAACCTAAGGAAC
This window encodes:
- the LOC121124000 gene encoding matrix metalloproteinase-2 isoform X2, which translates into the protein MCGTSSIFSSLMFTATLLILPECLLGSSDIVSSKLENYLTSFGYLPSSPDNGPFAVKPLRTESQIRNAIRNLQFFAGLKATGKVDKATVKLLSKPRCGVSDVSHGGYRNKRSLRRVKRVGNIQGERWSTTDITWNLKPLSSKKDSSGIEEGVIRRELSSALSLWSKDSALNFKEINGNDKADIEMSFEKLNHGDGYPFDGPGSVLAHAFFPGNSRGGDIHFDAAEIWTSKRASHLSRDGVASIYGVALHEVGHSLGLSHSPIETSIMFPWYSQSEKLVHLPPSDRLAVQHLYGESKHRSSNPDPKSPPETIPRRAIPTPKTTTTTTRSSVRSKTNPPVTEPPINKCNTSFDAISIIRSEIWAFKGKHFWRIHDVNHPPEHPTEISSFWYTLPRGLKGIDALYERQDHRILMFVGDSYYVLKGNTQLEAGPIPLTDLGLPHTVRKIDGAFRWGWNSKTFFFADFVPKLSIHPLWSVVTKKL
- the LOC121124000 gene encoding matrix metalloproteinase-2 isoform X1, which gives rise to MCGTSSIFSSLMFTATLLILPECLLGSSDIVSSKLENYLTSFGYLPSSPDNGPFAVKPLRTESQIRNAIRNLQFFAGLKATGKVDKATVKLLSKPRCGVSDVSHGGYRNKRSLRRVKRVGNIQGERWSTTDITWNLKPLSSKKDSSGIEEGVIRRELSSALSLWSKDSALNFKEINGNDKADIEMSFEKLNHGDGYPFDGPGSVLAHAFFPGNSRGGDIHFDAAEIWTSKRASHLSRDGVASIYGVALHEVGHSLGLSHSPIETSIMFPWYSQSEKLVHLPPSDRLAVQHLYGESKHRSSNPDPKSPPETIPRRAIPTPKTTTTTTRSSVRSKTNPPVTEPPINKCNTSFDAISIIRSEIWAFKGKHFWRIHDVNHPPEHPTEISSFWYTLPRGLKGIDALYERQDHRILMFVGDSYYVLKGNTQLEAGPIPLTDLGLPHTVRKIDGAFRWGWNSKTFFFAGHQYWRFDDDERRVELDYPRNISKVWQGVPSHIDSVFTATNGKTFFFKDSVYYPFNDQGMRIEKELPISSFWSDCAVSGNMANPFSTNPNIDKDSSGAMLRGCPLLLLVISLLYLS